Within the Polymorphobacter megasporae genome, the region GGTGTCGACGGTGCGCTGCCGACGATCGCCGACCTCGACCCCTCCGCCACCTGCGCCGCGCGCGAGCCCGGCTGGCTGGACCAGTTGACGGCCATCGCGTCCGACGATTTCGACATGCTGTGCATCCCCGATACGATCGATCTGCCGGCCGATGCTGCCAAGATCGTGTTCGACGCCGCGAATGCGTTCTGCATTGCCTCGCATGCGATCTACCTGTTCGACATTCCGGCAGCGATGATGACCACGCTCGTTCAGCTGCGCGATCTGCCAGCCGCGATGAAAGCCGCCGGCTTCTTGTCTGGGAGCAGCTTCGGCAGTGCGACCTACGCGCCGACCTTACAGATGCCGGACCCGCTTGACGGCGGGCGCAGCCGCATCGTCGGTCCGTCGGGAACGATCGCCGGGCTCATCGCACGCACGGACGCTGCTATCGGGGTCTGGAAAGCCCCCGCGGGGATCGAGGCCACCCTGGCCGGCGTTCAAATTTCCCTGAAGGTCGACGACGCCGCGAATGGCTTGTTGAATAGCGCCGGCATCAACGTCCTGCGCAATTTTCCCAATCACGGGCCGCTGTGCTGGGGGGCACGGACAATGGCCGGGGCCGACGAATTCGGGAGTGATTGGAAGTACATCAGCGTCCGCCGGCTCGTCGACCACATCGAGCGGTCGCTGTCTCAAAACCTAAAATGGGTCGTCTTCGAGCCCAACGATGCGGCGCTATGGAGTCAGATCCGGATGGAGATCGACACAGTCCTGCAGGGCCTCTTCGTCGCCGGCGCGTTCAGCGGCGCGACCCCGGGAGCGGCCTTCTTCGTCCAGTGCGACGCAACGACGACCTCGCAGGCCGACATGCAACAAGGTATCGTCAGGATCGTCGTCGGCGTCGCCCCGACCCGGCCGGCGGAGTTCGTGATCATCCGGATCGAACAGGCCACTGCGCAACCGACTTAGGCACACAGGCCGCCTTCGCTGCCTTAGCATTACCCCGGCAAACCGCTGGCGCGAGAGCTAACCTTCGCGGTTCAAGGTTCAATCTCCCAAAGTCGTCATCGACGTGACGTTGCATCAATAAAATTGATGCTCGAACAATGGTAAAATCAATTGGTCATCCCCTCGGCGACCGGTCTAACGATTGGTCAGACCAAAATTTGACTGCGGTAAGCGGCTCTTGGGGGAGAATTCCGATGCTCGAAAAACGATTGACGTCATGCATCCGCGACTTGGAGATGCCGTCGGCGCGACTGTCGTTGCACTCGGCACTGCTCCTGACCGTGTCCGGCGTCTTCATCGCCGGTTCCGCGTCGGCTCAGCAAGCGATGGTTGCCAGCGCAACACCCGCTTTGGCATCGACCGCGACACCGGCAGACACGGCGACCGAGCCGCAGGACATTGTCATCACGTCGTCGCGCCTTTCGCGCGACGGGTTCACGTCGCCGACGCCGACGACAGTGGTCAGCCAGGAATTCGTCCAGGACCGCGCGCTGACCAGTATCGGCGATGCACTGAACAAGGTGCCATCGTTCCGCGCGGCCGTGTCGCCCAACGCCGGCGGCCTCGGCAATTCGGGCGCGTTCCTTGCCGACCTTCGCGGCCTCGGGCCGACGCGAACGCTGGTGCTGCTCGATCGTGCGCGGTTGCCGCAGACGATCGTCCCGGGTCTCGCGACGTCGGCAGGGTCGACCGACCTCAACGTCATTCCGACCGTGCTGATCCGTAATTCGGACGTCGTCACCGGCGGTGCATCAGCCGCCTACGGCTCCGATGCCGTCGCCGGCGTCATCAACTTCCAGCTCGACGATCACTTCGAGGGCCTCAAGGGTTCGGCTCAGTACGGCGCAACCCGCTACGGCGACGCCAAGGACAGGTTCGTCACACTCGCTGCGGGTACGACCTTCGCCAACGGTCGCGGGCATGTCGTCGCCGGCTTCGAATACAACGATGACGGCGGCACCGGTTATTACAACACCGTGCGCGACTGGGGGCGGACGCAGTATAACGGCATCGTCATCACCAACCGCCCGACCGGCACGCCGAGCACGGTCCTCGGGCCGAACGGCAATTACTTCGGCACGGCGACGAGCGGCGGGCTGATCCTGTCGAACGGCGCTCTCAAAGGCCTCGCCTTCGTGCCGACCGCAAGCGGCGGCGTCACGACGACCGCGTTCGCGCCCGGCCTGAGCAACCTGACCTCCAGCCTCGACTTTTTCACCCCGGCAGCGCTCGCGGCCAATACTGCGGCGGGCATCAACAACCTAAATCCGCAACAACTTCACCCGGCGCAGACGCGGTACAACGCGATGGGCAAGCTGTCGTACGACCTTAGAGCCCGATTCAAAAGTACATCAATGAGTTGAGAGCCTTGCGATTCTGCGTGTGAGCATTCGGATGCTGGCGATGGTTGCCCATGCCGTGGCGCTTTCGATGGATCGCTCCCAGTCTTTGGCGAGACGTCGGCAGCGGCCCAGCCACGCGAAGGTCCGCTCGACAACCCAACGGCGGGGCAAAAGCACAAAGCCCTTGGCGGTATCGGAGCGCTTGATGATTTCGAGGGTCCAGCTGCCATGGCCTTCAAGCGCGGCCTTGAGTTTGTCACCGGCATAGCCACCATCGGCAAACACATGGCGCAGGAACGGGAAACGGAAACGGATGGCTTTGAGGACATCGACAGCGCCGTCGCGGTCCTGAATGTCGGCGGCATGGACCAGGATAAACACCAGAAAGCCGCAGGTATCGGTGATGATATGGCGTTTGCGGCCCTTCACCTTCTTGCCGGCGTCATAGCCGCAAATTCCGCCGCTTTCCGTTGTTTTGACCGATTGGCTGTCGATAACGCCAGCACTGGGTGAGGCCTCGCGGCCGGCCTGTTCGCGTGCTGCCATTACCAGCAAGTGGTTGATTGTCGTCAGCAGCCCACTATCCCGCCAGCTGTAGAAATAGCCGCGCACTGTCGACGTCGCCGGAAAGCATTTGGGCAGCATCCGCCAGGCGCAACCGCTCGACGCAATATACATGATCGCATCCATCACCGCCCGAAGGCAGGTCGTGCGACGACGCCCGCCGCTGCGGGCTGCCGGAAACAGCGGCTCGATCAACGCCCATTCCGCATCCCGTAAATCGCTTGGATAGCGCCCCCCCTTGCGCATATGCTGACGGCGAGCGGTATCAGTCCAAGGCAAGTTCTTCTCCTATCGTCTCGACAACGACGGTGAATCACAACCTACTGGTATCGCTCAACTACTTTTCGTTCAGGCTCTTAGTGACCGCGTCACCGTTTATGTCACGCCGCTTTACTCGAACGTGACGACGACGGGCATCATCCTGATCCGCCGCGACGGTGCCGGGGCAGGGCCGGCGCTGACGATCGCCAAGGACAATCCGTATCTCGCGCAGGCGCTGACCCCCGCCCAGCTCGCTCAGGTCCCGGCAGCGGGTCTGTCGGTCGGTTATTCGGGGCAGGGGTTCGGCCCCAACGTCCGCCAGATCAACGACGAGCTCATCCGCGTCCAGACCGGGGTGCAGGGGAATTTCGGCGGATCATGGAAATGGGATGCGTCGTATCTGTTCGGCCAGAACACGTCGCACGTGTCGATCTTCAACGATTTCAACAACACGAACTTCCGTAATGCGCTCGATGCGGTGCGGGTCAACGGCCAGATCGTCTGCCGCAGCGGTGCCGCGGGATGCGTCCCGATCAATATCCTTGGCACCCCCAACGTGTCCTCGTCCGCCGCCAGCTATATTCTCGGCACCGCCACCGGATCGGGCAAGACCGTCCTGCACGATGTCGCGGCGAACCTTCAGGGCGAACCGTTTTCGACTTGGGCAGGTCCGGTTTCGGTCGGGGGCGGTGTCGAATATCGCCGGGAGTCGGTCCGGCTGGTGTCCGACCCGCTGTCGCAGTCCGGGGCATGGCTGACCACTGCCGGGCTGGCGCTGCCGACGGTCAGCCAGAACATCGTCGAAGGGTACGCCGAGACGATCGTGCCGCTCGCCCGCGATACGTGGTTCGCGCGCAAGATAGATTTCAACGGCGCAGCGCGGTTCACCAATTATAGTACGTCGGGCAGCGTCGTGACGTGGAAAGCCGGGCTGACGTGGGAAGTCGTCGACGGCCTGTTGTTCCGCACGACCCGGTCACGCGACATCCGCGCGCCCAACCTGATCGAGCTGTACACGCCGCAGACCCCGTCGCTGCCGCTGCCGACCGATCCTCGTCCGGGGGTTGCGCGCCCGACAAATGCGGCCGGCTTCTTCACCGGCGGCAATCCCAACCTCAAGCCCGAAAAGTCGATCACCCAGACGATCGGCGCCACGTATCAGCCGAGCTTCTTCAACAAGGTGCATTTCTCGGTCGATTACTATAACATCCGGATCAGCGACGCGATCACGTCGACCAGCACGCAGGGCGTCGTCAACAACTGCTTCATCGGCGGGGTCTACTCGGGCAATTCATTCTGTTCGCTGATCAGTTTTGCCGATAATAATAATGTCAGCGGGCAGATGACCGGCGTCCAGGGCGTTACGGCGAACGTTGCCGAGTTCAAGACGACCGGCCTCGATCTCCAGGCAAGCTATCGCCAGCCGCTCGCCGAGGTGGGACTGCCCGGGGTCGTCAACCTCAACCTTCTCGCGACCCATGTTCTCACCTTCAAGTCGTCGACCGACGTCTCGACGCTGTTCCCGAACGGCATCGATCGCGCCGGCCAAACCGGTGCTGCGTTCGGCGGACCGGCGGGGCTGCCGAAGTGGCTGCTCAACCTGACCCTCGACTACGAAGTCGGCGCGCTCGGGTTCAACGGCAACGTCCGCTACGTCTCACCGTCGTACCAGAACAACGGATTGTTCGGACCCGACCAGGCCGGATACAACCCCGCGCTGGCGACGAGCATTACCGACAATCATATCCATGCCGCCGCCTATCTCGACATCGGGCTGCGCTACAAGCTGCCGACGTCGAAGAACATCGTCGTCTATTTCAACATCGACAACCTGTTCGATCGCGACCCGCCGCTACCGGCAACCGGGAGTGCCTATTACGATCTGCTCGGGCGCACCTTCAAGGGCGGTATCCGCTTCGCGCTCTGAACCACGCCGCGCCGACCGCAGCCCCGGGCGGACCGCCGGGGCCGATGGAGGATGCCATGCGCGTTTCACTCTTGCTTGCCACGGCGTGCCTAAGCCTCGCCACCGCGGCCGGGGCGGCAGGTCCGGCTGATCCGACCGTCGCGGTTGCCGCCGGTCGCATCGAGGGCACCCAGCTGCCATCAGGCGTGCGCGCCTTCAGCGGCATTCCTTATGCGGCACCGCCGGTTCGCGACCTGCGCTGGCGCGACCCGCAGCCGGTTACACCATGGACCGGGGTCTATCACGCCGATCGCCTCGCGCCGCAGTGCATGCAGCAGCAGCGCGGGCTTCAAGCGAACCAGTATTCCGGGGCCGAGGTGACGAGCGAAGACTGCCTGTACTTGAACGTCTGGGCGAAACCCGGTCTGAAAAAAGCACCCGTGATCGTCTTCATCTACGGCGGCGGGTTTTACATCGGCTCATCGAGCATGGCGTTGTACGGCGGCGAAGCGGTCGCGGAGGCCGGCGCCGTCTTCGTCAATTTCAATTACCGCGTCGGCCCGCTGGGCTTTATGGCGCTTCCCGAATTGTCGGCTGAATCGCCACACAAGACATCGGGAGACTACGGCTTCCTCGACCAGATCGCCGCGTTGAAATGGGTCAAGCGCAACATCGCGGCGTTCGGCGGCGACCCCGACAACGTCACCATCGCCGGCCAGTCGGCGGGATCGATGTCGGTCCTGACCCTCCAGGCGAGCCCGCTTGCCAAGGGTCTGTTCCAGCGCGCCGTCGGCATGAGCGGGGCCCAGATCGGCGGGGTCATCCCGATGCCGACGCTCGCCGCCGCCGAGCAGGAGGGGGTCAAGCTCGAGCACGTCCTCAAGGGCGCCAGCCTCGCCGACTTGCGCGCCATGCCTGCCGACCGGATCGTCGTCCCGCGCGTCTCCGGCGGGCCGGGGGTCGGGCCGAACCAGGATGGCTATGTCCTGCCCGACACGATCGAGCATATCTTTGCCAAGTCGGCGCAGAATGACGTGCCGCTGATCCTCGGCTTCACCCACGACGAATCGTTTGGCGGTATCGGGCCGGTCAAGGATCTCGCCGACTACCGGGCGAAGGCAGCCGCGCGCTTTGGCGCGCATGCCGATGACTTCCTCGCGCTTTATCCGGCGACGACCGACGAACAGGCGCGCGCCGCTGCGCGGACGGCCGATCGCGACAGCACGATGGCGTCGAGCATGGGCGCGTGGGCCGCCGCACAGGCGACGCACGGACACAGCCCCGTCTTCAGCTACGAATTTTCCCGGAGCCATACCTACGCGGCGGGGGTGACCTTCTCCGATCTCGATCCGGCGACGGCGGGGGCGTATCACACGTCGGAGGTTCCGTTCTGGCTCGGCACGCTCGATAGCTTCAACCGCTTCCGCCACACCCGTGAGTGGACGGCAGCCGACCGTGACTTTAGCCACGCGATGACCGCGTCGTTGGTCGCGTTCGCCCGCTCGGGCAATCCGACGACCCCGGCGCTTGAATGGCCGCGCTACGATCCGGCCAAGCCGATGCTTGCCGAACTCGGCACGACTGCTGGCGTCGCGGCGTGGCCAGATAGCCGGAAGTTCGATTTCTTCCGCGCGCAGGCACGCCCGTTCGCGCCCGGCGGGGCACCGCGGGACTGACCGGATAAGCCACCGTGGAAGCCGACGCTCAAGCGACGGCTGCTTGGCCAGCGACCCTAGGCCGACGGGTACGGGGCAGGCGGACCTGCCCCGAGCCGCTTACAGCCCATCGAGACCTTTGCTGACGAGGATGTTGACGGCAACGCGGCGGTTCTGTGCCTTGCCTTCGACGCTGTCGTTGCTCGCCAGCGGGTCGGCCTTCGCCATTCCGGTGGGGCTA harbors:
- a CDS encoding phage tail sheath family protein → MPVTVTYPGVYVSEVSSSAAGVTAVPKSTAAFVGWFPRGPVGRATWIDGLAQFEAEFGGLHRESEAAYAVHQFFANGGADALIVRLVTDARLAATAFPIPPSASITAPQSIDAADHAGRPAVANVEGDTDAKLIVAAANPGGWGNALRVFIAIDPGGTFSLAVSETADAGGTTVSLTREDYRGLTLTPGAVGNALEVVNGRSSLISLSVAGSPIAAGAYPAATGGDAASTPLEIWVALTGGVDGALPTIADLDPSATCAAREPGWLDQLTAIASDDFDMLCIPDTIDLPADAAKIVFDAANAFCIASHAIYLFDIPAAMMTTLVQLRDLPAAMKAAGFLSGSSFGSATYAPTLQMPDPLDGGRSRIVGPSGTIAGLIARTDAAIGVWKAPAGIEATLAGVQISLKVDDAANGLLNSAGINVLRNFPNHGPLCWGARTMAGADEFGSDWKYISVRRLVDHIERSLSQNLKWVVFEPNDAALWSQIRMEIDTVLQGLFVAGAFSGATPGAAFFVQCDATTTSQADMQQGIVRIVVGVAPTRPAEFVIIRIEQATAQPT
- a CDS encoding TonB-dependent receptor plug domain-containing protein; amino-acid sequence: MLEKRLTSCIRDLEMPSARLSLHSALLLTVSGVFIAGSASAQQAMVASATPALASTATPADTATEPQDIVITSSRLSRDGFTSPTPTTVVSQEFVQDRALTSIGDALNKVPSFRAAVSPNAGGLGNSGAFLADLRGLGPTRTLVLLDRARLPQTIVPGLATSAGSTDLNVIPTVLIRNSDVVTGGASAAYGSDAVAGVINFQLDDHFEGLKGSAQYGATRYGDAKDRFVTLAAGTTFANGRGHVVAGFEYNDDGGTGYYNTVRDWGRTQYNGIVITNRPTGTPSTVLGPNGNYFGTATSGGLILSNGALKGLAFVPTASGGVTTTAFAPGLSNLTSSLDFFTPAALAANTAAGINNLNPQQLHPAQTRYNAMGKLSYDLRARFKSTSMS
- a CDS encoding IS5 family transposase, whose translation is MPWTDTARRQHMRKGGRYPSDLRDAEWALIEPLFPAARSGGRRRTTCLRAVMDAIMYIASSGCAWRMLPKCFPATSTVRGYFYSWRDSGLLTTINHLLVMAAREQAGREASPSAGVIDSQSVKTTESGGICGYDAGKKVKGRKRHIITDTCGFLVFILVHAADIQDRDGAVDVLKAIRFRFPFLRHVFADGGYAGDKLKAALEGHGSWTLEIIKRSDTAKGFVLLPRRWVVERTFAWLGRCRRLAKDWERSIESATAWATIASIRMLTRRIARLSTH
- a CDS encoding TonB-dependent receptor domain-containing protein, whose amino-acid sequence is MTTTGIILIRRDGAGAGPALTIAKDNPYLAQALTPAQLAQVPAAGLSVGYSGQGFGPNVRQINDELIRVQTGVQGNFGGSWKWDASYLFGQNTSHVSIFNDFNNTNFRNALDAVRVNGQIVCRSGAAGCVPINILGTPNVSSSAASYILGTATGSGKTVLHDVAANLQGEPFSTWAGPVSVGGGVEYRRESVRLVSDPLSQSGAWLTTAGLALPTVSQNIVEGYAETIVPLARDTWFARKIDFNGAARFTNYSTSGSVVTWKAGLTWEVVDGLLFRTTRSRDIRAPNLIELYTPQTPSLPLPTDPRPGVARPTNAAGFFTGGNPNLKPEKSITQTIGATYQPSFFNKVHFSVDYYNIRISDAITSTSTQGVVNNCFIGGVYSGNSFCSLISFADNNNVSGQMTGVQGVTANVAEFKTTGLDLQASYRQPLAEVGLPGVVNLNLLATHVLTFKSSTDVSTLFPNGIDRAGQTGAAFGGPAGLPKWLLNLTLDYEVGALGFNGNVRYVSPSYQNNGLFGPDQAGYNPALATSITDNHIHAAAYLDIGLRYKLPTSKNIVVYFNIDNLFDRDPPLPATGSAYYDLLGRTFKGGIRFAL
- a CDS encoding carboxylesterase/lipase family protein — protein: MRVSLLLATACLSLATAAGAAGPADPTVAVAAGRIEGTQLPSGVRAFSGIPYAAPPVRDLRWRDPQPVTPWTGVYHADRLAPQCMQQQRGLQANQYSGAEVTSEDCLYLNVWAKPGLKKAPVIVFIYGGGFYIGSSSMALYGGEAVAEAGAVFVNFNYRVGPLGFMALPELSAESPHKTSGDYGFLDQIAALKWVKRNIAAFGGDPDNVTIAGQSAGSMSVLTLQASPLAKGLFQRAVGMSGAQIGGVIPMPTLAAAEQEGVKLEHVLKGASLADLRAMPADRIVVPRVSGGPGVGPNQDGYVLPDTIEHIFAKSAQNDVPLILGFTHDESFGGIGPVKDLADYRAKAAARFGAHADDFLALYPATTDEQARAAARTADRDSTMASSMGAWAAAQATHGHSPVFSYEFSRSHTYAAGVTFSDLDPATAGAYHTSEVPFWLGTLDSFNRFRHTREWTAADRDFSHAMTASLVAFARSGNPTTPALEWPRYDPAKPMLAELGTTAGVAAWPDSRKFDFFRAQARPFAPGGAPRD